The Festucalex cinctus isolate MCC-2025b chromosome 12, RoL_Fcin_1.0, whole genome shotgun sequence genome segment TCATGATTTTggctcataataaaaaaaaaaaaatgagtaagcTTACCTTCACACTCTGCATTTTTTGCACAATGTCCTGCGGGACCACAATCTTTCCATTTGGCCAATATTCTCCTATGATTTTGATGACATCACGTTGTGTCTCGGCTGCTGTGTCCCAATGCAAAATGTCATATCCTAAACTGGGGTCGCCAtttatatcaaaaaataaatgggtCTTGTCCACAGTGAAGTTGACCTTCTTTATTTCCATGAAAAGCTATGGAGACAAGCATGGACACAATTttgaagtggaagtcaaccaagAAATTCATGTTCATAATATTTGTACAGGTATgttcccccactagtctaaacataacattctgattcaaatattttgctagtggaatatgaataaatcagcaaaatccactcgtttttcttCATGTCAAGGGGAGGCCATGTtggcacttgctgttgactgaaaatgacatcacagttgttcagggctcaggtaacgaccagttacggcgcagcttcagaagactggtgagccatgattggtcattagggTGCGCCCTGTATGCCCCCCCAGGTACcaggttttttttgtagttgttttgtaagtttagaataaagtgtaattgtacatccactacagtaggtggcagtggccaCCTTTTGAGCTAGTCAAAATATGTGTTATAAAATCAGAGGGagtgtaataaaaataattgagaagcacaaGCTTATGGGTTGAATATTTTGCTGTTAACCTTTGGTCACTTGAATTTAGGTGTAACTATTTTGCTCAATGTTCTTTGGTCAAATTCacttaaaagtatttttatattGACCATGCTTCTtcgatgggggaaaaaaaaaaagagaagttaaGACAGTGAAAGTGATGAAAATCGATTATTTTCTCGCCCCCCACATAGGGCCTATTGGTCAAGACCCCCAAAAAGAAACAAAGTCCTGGCACCGTGCCTGATTTAAAGGTGGAAATAGTTCTAAAATGATTGATCATGGCCCCCTTGTCGCATCACAACCACAAACCTAGCAAGAGGTGAGTTTGCCCAACCTGTTTCTATCAACTTTTCCCAAGATGCGAAACAAAACAACTTGTTTCGCATGTTAGATTGAAAAATATGCCGAATTGAAACTTTGATATTACCTCCAGGGCTGTGAAGTTCGTATGCCGTTGACACTTTTGATGGTCACATTCCAGTAAGCGTCTGATCCCCTCAACAATAACTTGTACAGCTAAGTATAAATTGTAACTTTCATCCTCGTCCATGTGACTGGCCAAGCATTTTAAGTCCACGCATTGACCTGTCTCCTGTATGGTATTTGTTAATGTGCAAGTGTCCCCTTTGTCTTTCGGCGGCTCATTGGAGCAAAGTGGGTACTGAGTGAGGTGATGCTCGAGGATTGCATTTGTTGTTCCGTTGAACATGGACATAACATAGTCGTGAAATCCGGGCACCGCATTCCTCTTGGAGTTGAATCCGAACACCCGCCCTGCCGTCTCAATAGCAGGCAAAGTAGCGAGCCTTGTCGCGGTGGACCAGGTATCACTTGCGATCCAAGTTCTGTTCAGCTGGTTTTTAATGGCAGCCTCGATTAGAAGAGCAACGTTGGAACCTTTGGTGAAAATCACAATCGCCTCAGCAGTGGATTTATTGACGTTCTCCACAAAAGCCGCCAGCCTCTTGTGGGTTTTGGAATTGTTCTTGGAAAAGTCACCAGGCAGAACGTCGATGAATTCAACGCAGACATCTTTGATGCTGCCCAAGTAATGTAGGAGGCGATCGGCGCCGTACTTCCCGTATTCGTCGTCGCTTGCGATGATGGCCACCGTTTTCCAGTTGAACAGCTTCACCAGCTCCGCGATGGCCTTTGTCTGATATTCATCACTTGATATCGTTCGCAGGAAAGTGGGGAACTTCAACTTCCTGCTCAGCAGCTCGCTGGTCGATGCGTAGCTAATCTGTATCGTGCAAGAATATGCCTTGTTAGTATTGCTTTGCAATATGCATCCAATTAAGACTCAGCAAATCATGTACGACGACTACCCTAAACTTGAATCAGTACCAAAATGacaaattgtatttattcacttgtaggaatgctgaaatatttcaagtttGTCCAAGACTTCCTGATTTCAAATCTAGATATTGATCAATTAGATGCATATGTGTAATAATATGACAAGGTGATATGGTTTCCCACTTCCAGTCATGTCGGACCAAGTCGAGTCAAAAATTCTCTCATTAGTCTTTAaaaagtattctgattaatattgcatttgtggaatataaagtgatcagcaaaatccacccatttttagtctcggggcggccattttgccacttgctactTCCACGAGGAGGATAACAACAAATGCATGTTGGTGCTTACAGTTGCTCAATGTAACAATTTGCcacaaaatatctttacaatcgcctttttatttgaccatttatgactcaaacgTCTTGTAATAGTTTTCAGACCGGCTTTGAGTTCAAATTGCCCGCCCTCTGATTGCGGCTGTGACGCCATGTGAAcattgtgtacgtgaagaagcGACTGTGCCGCGTGGCTTGACATTTCATTTCctgcattgagcagctttaattCATAattctacaaacacaatattaatcactaTCAGAATACCGTGCTGgcgaccggtccagggtgtcccccgcctactgcccagagccagctgagataggctccagcaccccccttgtgaggaataagaggtcaagaaaatggatggatggagaataCCGTGTTATAGAATAATGGGGCGGCATAGAATGTattataaagaaaatgtttgacttgacttcccatCCAAAGCCATAAAGTCATGTGATTTCATCCAGTTAatctctaaaataaaataaaaaagaagtaaTGATTATGATAACAATAATACTGTATTCTGGGGGGAAAATATTAAATCTTGTACATCAATGCGTACCCGATAAATGGTTTTAAATATAATCCTACATCATTAAAATATACCTTGAGTGTAAAAGTTGTTACATTTGAAACCTATACAACTTTTACTGAAAGATGATGTTTTTGaacaatgttttatttaataaacacgTGTTAATCAGAATTGACAATGTCATTATCAGGTGTTGTTACTACTTGGTATTGGCGAATAGTTATGTAATGTAAGTATGTGTGCTCATATTCAGTCTGAAAAACAAATCATtaacaaagtttaaaaaaaaacaacaactacaattAGCTCTCTGATACTTTCTTGATGTTTTCTACcataccattattattattattattattattattattatgagtaaAATGGTTTCATGGGagacaaaagctttttttctccaaaatgaAACGACATCATCACCCTGCAGGAGCAGTAATTGCAGAATTTTTGCCAGGTGTTGTTTCGACAAATACATCCAAAGTCAGATTGTGATTTCTCACTCGTTGGAGCGCGATGGTTCCATTTCCAATGAAGACTAACCTGGGTAACCGATGACAGAGTGACAGTCCGTGAAACTGCGATTGAGACCTCCGAGAACCTCTCCCCAATCACTGCCATCACTTCAGGCCGGACGGACGAAGCGTTAGGCGGCAGTAATGAACATCGTTCCGGGTCTGACGAGTACTTGACCAGCTCGAGAGCGGCCCTGATGGCGAAGGTGACGTCCGCGCACGTGTCGTAGATGTGGTAGCCCAGCGTGATGTTCGGGAGAAGCTCGCGTCGGTTGACTTCTCCAATCGCGTAAATCATCGCTTGCGTTTGCAGAAACATTTGATAGCTATAGCTGAAAAGATGTCAGAAGACAGACATGAAACGACGTCCTCgcgcaaggcaagtttatttgtatagcacatttcatacacaaggcaactcaatgtgctttacacaaggaaagacaacacataagcataaaaaaaacagtagttaacattcagaggaaaaataaaaaataaaaaaaataaaataaaaaaaataaaataaaaaaaacaacacttaattaaagctgtttaaaagtcccaaatcaaaggtataagaaaaaagcaaagtttttaacctggatttgaaagcatttacactcggggctgacttcacttctgttggtagcctattccatctatgtgcagcataatagctaaatgcagcttcaccatgtttgcttcgaactctgggttccactagttggcccgagtctgtagatctcagagccctgctgggtttgtactcaatcagcatttcttggatatattcaggacccaaaccatttagcgatttatagacgagtagcagaactttaaaatcgattctacagctgacagggagccagtgtaaatccttaagtactggagtaatatgttctgatctccttgttttggtcagaactcgagctgcagcgttctgaatgagctgcaagtgtctcatgttcttttgagagagtccagtcagaagaccgttacagtaatctagtctgctggagataaaagcatggataagcttctcttggtctgcttgaagcatgcagtccttcagtctggatatgtttttcagctggtaaaaggctgttttagtgatgaatttaatatgattactgaaggtcagatctgaggcGCAGGTGCCTCTTTTCACTGAGCTCGCTCGTACTTACTGGCTGCAGGAAACAGGTCCCGGTGTCGCCGTTCTGTTAGTTTGTAAGTGAAGCGGGAAAAGTCCTCCAATAATGATGTCACCTGGAAGGTACGCATTCAGCAAGGTGTTCTCTTCTGATGTTAGCGCAGCCATTATACTTACAACAAGTACACTAAAGAACGACATTATCGTGGATAGCTGGAATATATCTTTACATGTGCTTTCCTCTTTGGATTATGAACAGATTTGAGGACAAAAGGccaacttatatatatatatatagcaactTCCCCTCATGGAAAGTCAGACATGATCTTTTCTATTGTCCGTGTGCTGATGCCATGTAATGCAGAAGTGAAATAACAGGTTTATAttgaaaaaagaacaatataAAAAGAAGTTGTATCTTTGCCAATATAACTGTGCATAGATTTGTTTGATCACTGAAAGTTAGGAATTCATTTACTTAATGTATTTATGTGATTGCCACTGACATTAGTTAACTAATGTGTAGTACAGTTACATATGCGAGCTAATTATAATGTTCATATTTACATAACCTTAATGCCACCgtgtgcattgtaaaattcaaaaacattcCTTGTATTAATAGTATGATTTCTATGTATTTATAATGTTGCATATTTTGTATAAGATAATTagaagatttttgttttttcatcagcAAATTGTAATAATTTCCCATGTAAATTTTCATATGCATGTCAAAGTGCTTCCTAATCATTGTAATTATAAAGTTCTTATGgcaaagtgttgttgttgttgttgttttttttgttttgttgctttgatttgatttgatttattgaacatataaacatacaaaaaaaagcaatagaaaaacaaaacaaaaaaagaaaaaaaagaaaaggagaaccCCATACAATCATCAATCACAGTTtacaagaagttaaaaactgatgtagtcctaccccttatacatGATATATTTAgagttatttcattattaatacaatactgggttaatattttttatttttttactcatgcGCATTACACAGTAATGCAGTTTTgcgactaacaaaaaaaaaaaaattaaatatgtagTATGCAATGTAGTGCTTGTAGTTTTGTTCTGCTTTTTGTTTTCTAGAATTGTCTGACACACAATGGGAAGTAACTAAGTACAGATAGCACTGTATGTATTCCTACTTGATTTATAGTACagtatttacagtacagtattttgttaaCACACATTTATACTTATTACTGCTTTGTTAAAATAGgccttttggtttatttttctcAACCTGCACAGATGACGTCAGTAAAATGACAGCAGAAGAGGGTAAAAAGTTCACCATGGTTTAGATCTTGTTCCTAATTCCTGGCCAGCTTAAAAAAAGAGCTAGCTAGCACTTGGTTTGGAAAACAGCACCCCCCCCCAATCCATCTCCATTTATCTACTTCTACCTAAGTACAGAGTGTGAGCAGCAGGTTGCAGTAATGACGTCATTTGAGGCTCAAACTTTTCACCCCTCAATTGatctcaaaaatgtatttatttaagtgTCCACTAGAGGTCACAATTGAAACATCTTTAACTACAGCAatgaaaatcacatttattaaacaaaaataacttttacAGTTAAtcttaaataaatacaccaacattagatttttttcttcattaattTAGATGTGTTAAAGAACAGAACAATAATTACTACCTGATGACGTCTGTTCTCTCAATGCAATGGAttggattacatttttttgtttacatgtttgaATGTTCAGTACAACTTGATTCCTGAGGAATGTAAAATAATCCACAGCAATTTTCCTAATGATGATAACGATGATGAAAAGTGTATTATGAGTATATTGCCCAGTTTCACATTgtattaattgattattttgttCGTTAATTTAACTCATAATTGTTGCGTTAAATGATAACGCTGGAATCAACTTAAaatccttctgatttttttttttttttttttaaatagtcataTTTCTATAAGGAGTAATTATTAAGGGAAGGTAGGTCTTCTCTCTGTGAGTTTGCACAATTTTGCACCAGCAGTGGTTGGTACCTGCCCTTCCTCCTTCCTCcttcctccttcctcctcctcatcctggaTTGGGTCTCAGATTGGCCACGCCCCGTGGAcaaaaatcatataaaaaggCTACAATCAGCTTTCGTTGCAGAGCGAATTGGTAAGCAGTAAACCAACAGGCAACATGAGCTCGTTCATCATTTGGGGACTGGCCTGTCTTATGAGCATCGTGATCCCGGGAAGTCTGGAATCGCAGTTCGGGCCACACCACCGGCAGACTCGCTTAGGCGCTCGTTCCCTCCCGAAGGTATCGCCACAAGTGTCCCCAAGGGTCCATGGCAGCTTTGAAGACACCCGACCTACCGAACTGGCCTCTGATGAAGTACGAAGCGCTGAAATTTCCCGAGAGGTTCGGAAGGCAGAACGCAGCATTCTCAACTTGCCACAGCAGGATGCAAACGCGGGGAACAACAACTACTACTTAGCGCAGGGACGACGGAACCTCATCTCAGCAAGTAGGTTcttatctagctatctatctatctatctatctatctatctaatatgTCTTTCATTTGCTGCTCATTGAAAGTTTCACCCGTTGTTGTTTTTACGACATAGATAATTTGTTTGTGACAATTTGGCACGAAGTAGGCTACACTTACACAAAGTGTGTGGTTTTACATAAATTTGTGATCTTGTATTAGCCTACAGTCAGTTTACCCTAGGCAAGGAATAATTGCCTCCCTTAAAATAATCGACACACAAGTTATTATATCATTCAACTATCTAATCAAACTTGAGATTAATCtggtataaaataaatataaaaaatcacCAATTTGACAGCAGCTGCAGTGTCTAAACAGATATACTGTCAAAATGAGAATGCTGTACAGCAGTGGAAGCACCAAAGATTTACTAGTTCTTTGGTAGCCTAAAGGATAAGTTGTATATGTGAATGCATGAGTAACAAATATCTATGACTTAAATGGCTTTTCTGTGCCTCATTTTtgtgatatactgtatataatataCTGATATACAGTGTTTTACGCTCACAAAAAAGGTTAATAGTGCTGTTCTTTTCTTATCTTCAATTGCTTGAGTCAAACCAGAAGTGCTGCTTCCATACGCTAACGCTCCTTTCCTCTCCCCTTTGCTTCTTTGAAAAGCTCCCGGCGCTAATTCCAGGTTTTATCACTATCAGCGCCCGCTTTCACAGCTGCAACGCAAAGCAGCAAAGCATGCTTCTCCGCTGTATGCTCAACATCCCAATTCTCCTGTCGCCGCCCAAACTGACACAGGTACTGAAACAATAGCAGGAAAAGGcacatttgcacatttgcgGTTGCTGTTAAACTGTCCTGTTGTGTACTGACTTCtgaagcttttatttatttctttctttctttctttatttaaataaataattatgggTTTCTCtgtcaaataaatgttttggtgtGAAGTTAGATGCAGTTAGGATGGCGattcaatgaaaacagcagaggcctcagaactgaaccttgtggaacacctgATGTTCTATTACACATGTAAATTCATATTGGACATATTTGtgcaaccactttttttttgttttgttttgttagtatGCAgggattacaaaaataaagacatttcATGACGCACCATCACAGCAGTCAAAGGTCGACTACTGAGTACATCAAATTCCCTGTAGCACAGCTAGGCCAAGCAAATTAACGTGCTCACTTGCAGCCAAAGAGGGCATATCAACACGAACCATTTGAGTCAAACCTTTGGGACTGACTAATCGAACCCTGGTTAAGAACCACTTCGTTAATCTCTCCCAGGGTctctgcaaaatgttttttttttttttttaaatatggagcTTTAACTTATTAGATGCAAGTAAAATTCAATGTTAGCAATAGTATAGCAGCCGTATTTTTCCTTGTTATCATTTGTTGCGAGGCAGAATTATGAGGGATTATTCATTACTGCCCCATATGGGTCAAATGATGCCAGTAATGTGTATGCCAGAATGTGTACTTTCACTTCTCCCTGATACTTTTTTAATCAGTCTGTTTCTTCCCTATTTTCCCCTCCAGTAACATCGTCGTCAAACTGCAAGAATCGTCCAATCGATTTGGTTTTCATCGTGGACAGCTCTCGCAGCGTGCGTCCTGCTGAGTTTGAAAAGGCCAAAGAATTCCTGATAGACATGGTGGACACCCTGGAGATCGGCTCAGATGCCACCCGAGTGGGCCTGGTCAATTACGCCAGCACGGTGAAGATCGAGTTTTATCTGAATACCTATTTTGACAAGCAAGCCTTGAAACAGGCGCTGGCCCGCGTGGAGCCTCTGGCTTCCGGCACCATGACGGGCGTCGCCATTAAGGCCGCCATGGACAAGGCTTTTATTGCAGAGGCAGGGGCCCGACCCAGCTCCATGAACATCGCCAAAGTAGCCATCATAGTGACCGACGGGAGACCCCAGGACCAGGTGGAAGAGGTATCGGCAGCGGCTCGGGCTTCAGGCATTGAAATCTACGCGGTGGGAGTGGACAGAGCAGATCTGATGTCCCTCCGCCTCATGGCCAGCCAGCCCCTCGAAGACCACGTCTTTTACGTGGAGACGTACGGTGTCATAGAGAAGCTCACGGGCAAATTTAGGGAAACCTTATGTGGTAAGGATGATCTGGAGAGCGTGGATATTCCAGTAGGTGGTTTGGGAATCGCGCAAACTGGCAGGGAAGACGGTTATGGGATAAAAAATGAGAATGACGATAGGAGAAAACACGGTATGTCAAATTTATCCCTCTTAATACAAACTGTGATGATTAATGGGCAGCGCCATATTGTACAACCCTCCATTTAAAGGTCAACAatcttcttctttgtttgtttgaaaagaGCAAAGAAAGCCAAAGTTTCAACCTTGCGTTTGGATTGTCTTACCAAAAATATTCACTAACTGACACATGTGGTATTGTACTGAAATGCACACAGCATGAATAATGTACAATGGCCCCAAGGACTACTAACCATCCTCAAGAAGAAGACTCGGCTTGGATCACCGGTTG includes the following:
- the LOC144032248 gene encoding G-protein coupled receptor family C group 6 member A-like, with protein sequence MAALTSEENTLLNAYLPGDIIIGGLFPLHLQTNRTATPGPVSCSHYSYQMFLQTQAMIYAIGEVNRRELLPNITLGYHIYDTCADVTFAIRAALELVKYSSDPERCSLLPPNASSVRPEVMAVIGERFSEVSIAVSRTVTLSSVTQISYASTSELLSRKLKFPTFLRTISSDEYQTKAIAELVKLFNWKTVAIIASDDEYGKYGADRLLHYLGSIKDVCVEFIDVLPGDFSKNNSKTHKRLAAFVENVNKSTAEAIVIFTKGSNVALLIEAAIKNQLNRTWIASDTWSTATRLATLPAIETAGRVFGFNSKRNAVPGFHDYVMSMFNGTTNAILEHHLTQYPLCSNEPPKDKGDTCTLTNTIQETGQCVDLKCLASHMDEDESYNLYLAVQVIVEGIRRLLECDHQKCQRHTNFTALELFMEIKKVNFTVDKTHLFFDINGDPSLGYDILHWDTAAETQRDVIKIIGEYWPNGKIVVPQDIVQKMQSVKLTAYNCSKTCEPGQELKKQNAQLQCCSDCVPCAEGEYSTREGVECKRCKDDEYSSPQRNECLKKKVDFLAWSDPFAIMLSFLEAFGIVLTLAFAALFALNRGTPIVKAVGGYLCFLELFSLLTCFCLALSFAGEPTAASCMIGMPLFGMAFSLCIACILANLLQILVGFRFDLKTKSCLNKVNQPLAVVAAVSGIQLAVCVPWLCLYPPSPKPKSLAKTVLLQCHKGSTEFFIAMLAYNALLALICFLFAFKGKQLPDLYKNASLISVSMLLYLIVWILFIPIYINLFGAYKQAIESAAILISSYSILCCHLAPKCYVMVFKKEINDEKAIVEYIRKHYERKGVSVVQ
- the LOC144031896 gene encoding uncharacterized protein LOC144031896 isoform X5; amino-acid sequence: MSSFIIWGLACLMSIVIPGSLESQFGPHHRQTRLGARSLPKVSPQVSPRVHGSFEDTRPTELASDEVRSAEISREVRKAERSILNLPQQDANAGNNNYYLAQGRRNLISATPGANSRFYHYQRPLSQLQRKAAKHASPLYAQHPNSPVAAQTDTVTSSSNCKNRPIDLVFIVDSSRSVRPAEFEKAKEFLIDMVDTLEIGSDATRVGLVNYASTVKIEFYLNTYFDKQALKQALARVEPLASGTMTGVAIKAAMDKAFIAEAGARPSSMNIAKVAIIVTDGRPQDQVEEVSAAARASGIEIYAVGVDRADLMSLRLMASQPLEDHVFYVETYGVIEKLTGKFRETLCGKDDLESVDIPVGGLGIAQTGREDGYGIKNENDDRRKHGVDACAGGHNCQQVCVSSGNSYNCQCWDGYVLNADKRTCSRVDACSRGHDCQHMCVNSGDSYVCKCGLGYVLNADRKTCSRLDPCAAGHECQHICIGNGDSYICKCHPGYTLNPDKKSCSRIVADACARGNDCQHICVNNGNSYYCRCHAGYILNMDQKTCSRPDACALGHNCQHTCVNSGDSYICKCHAGYILNADKRTCSRPDACALGHNCQHICVNSGDSYICKCHTGYILNTDKRTCSRPDACALGHNCQHTCVNSGDSYICKCHTGYILNADRRTCSQEMRSEITQDACKCEAQILFQKKVQSTLQDLSRRLDDLSDRVNQIEDQQQY
- the LOC144031896 gene encoding uncharacterized protein LOC144031896 isoform X4 produces the protein MSSFIIWGLACLMSIVIPGSLESQFGPHHRQTRLGARSLPKVSPQVSPRVHGSFEDTRPTELASDEVRSAEISREVRKAERSILNLPQQDANAGNNNYYLAQGRRNLISATPGANSRFYHYQRPLSQLQRKAAKHASPLYAQHPNSPVAAQTDTVTSSSNCKNRPIDLVFIVDSSRSVRPAEFEKAKEFLIDMVDTLEIGSDATRVGLVNYASTVKIEFYLNTYFDKQALKQALARVEPLASGTMTGVAIKAAMDKAFIAEAGARPSSMNIAKVAIIVTDGRPQDQVEEVSAAARASGIEIYAVGVDRADLMSLRLMASQPLEDHVFYVETYGVIEKLTGKFRETLCGKDDLESVDIPVGGLGIAQTGREDGYGIKNENDDRRKHGVDACAGGHNCQQVCVSSGNSYNCQCWDGYVLNADKRTCSRVDACSRGHDCQHMCVNSGDSYVCKCGLGYVLNADRKTCSRLDPCAAGHECQHICIGNGDSYICKCHPGYTLNPDKKSCSRIVADACARGNDCQHICVNNGNSYYCRCHAGYILNMDQKTCSRPDACALGHNCQHTCVNSGDSYICKCHAGYILNADKRTCSRPDACALGHNCQHTCVNSGDSYICKCHAGYILNADKRTCSRPDACALGHNCQHTCVNSGDSYICKCHAGYILNADKRTCSRPDACALGHNCQHICVNSGDSYICKCHTGYILNTDKRTCSRPDACALGHNCQHTCVNSGDSYICKCHTGYILNADRRTCSLMKK